One Papaver somniferum cultivar HN1 chromosome 10, ASM357369v1, whole genome shotgun sequence genomic window carries:
- the LOC113317125 gene encoding ubiquinone biosynthesis protein COQ4 homolog, mitochondrial-like encodes MLQGGRIRLKGWQQAAVAVGSAFGALMDPSRADLIAALGETTGKPAFERVLERMKNNPEGRAMLLERPRVISANVGHAWDLPENTIGAAYARFMGSRNFSPDDRPPVRFMETGELAYIAMRAREVHDFWHTLFDLPTNLIGESALKVIEFEQMYLPMCLLSVVGGTARFNEKQRALFFKHYLPWATRAGMQCTDLMCIYYEQHFHEDLAVVRKRWGIIPAPAPPE; translated from the exons ATGCTGCAAGGTGGACGTATCAGACTTAAAGGGTGGCAGCAAGCGGCTGTTGCTGTAGGTTCAGCATTTGGTGCACTAATGGACCCAAGTCGGGCAGATTTGATAGCAGCTTTAGGGGAGACAACTGGAAAACCAGCATTTGAAAGAGTTTTAGAGAGGATGAAGAACAACCCAGAAGGCAGA GCTATGTTGTTGGAGCGTCCACGTGTAATATCTGCTAACGTGGGGCATGCATGGGACCTACCAGAGAACACAATTGGTGCAGCTTATGCTAGATTTATGGGATCAAGAAACTTCTCTCCTGATGACCGTCCACCAGTGCGTTTCATGGAGACAGGGGAACTTGCATATATAGCAATGCGAGCCCGCGAGGTGCATGATTTCTGGCATACCCTATTTGATCTTCCAACCAACTTAATCGGTGAGTCTGCGCTCAAGGTCATTGAATTTGAGCAGATGTATCTACCGATGTGCCTGTTGTCAGTTGTTGGTGGCACGGCTAGATTTAATGAAAAGCAAAGGGCTCTGTTTTTTAAACACTACTTGCCGTGGGCAACACGAGCTGGCATGCAGTGTACAGATCTCATGTGTATCTATTATGAACAGCATTTCCATGAGGATTTAGCCGTTGTTCGTAAGAGATGGGGAATAATTCCTGCTCCTGCCCCTCCAGAATAG